The following coding sequences lie in one Peromyscus maniculatus bairdii isolate BWxNUB_F1_BW_parent chromosome 3, HU_Pman_BW_mat_3.1, whole genome shotgun sequence genomic window:
- the Mrpl35 gene encoding large ribosomal subunit protein bL35m, which yields MAASVFTGALRAASGILRPLNVLASSTCRNYAKNACLNFAPRAIHFRHIQTPAVSSAPGLVTSIRNLTHGQTATVLNRVAALVPSVPQPPVRTLTYCSTRKGKRKTVKAVVHRFLRLHSGLWLRRKAGYKKKLWKKSTARKKRLREFVFCNKTQSKLLDKMTTSFWKRRNWYVDDPYQMYHDRTNLRV from the exons GAATATTACGTCCCCTGAATGTTTTGGCATCTTCAACCTGTCGGAACTACGCTAAGAATGCTTGTCTTAATTTCGCACCGCGCGCCATTCATTTTAGACATATTCAGACACCAGCTGTTTCCTCTGCTCCAGGACTTGTCACATCTATCAGAAACCTGACACATGGGCAAACTGCAACAGTCCTTAATAG AGTGGCCGCCTTGGTCCCCAGTGTCCCGCAGCCCCCGGTCAGAACTCTAACGTACTGCAGCACACGGAAAGGCAAGAGGAAGACAGTAAAAGCGGTCGTGCATCGGTTCCTTCGACTCCATTCTGGCCTTTGGCTAAGGAGAAAG GCTGGCTATAAGAAAAAGTTATGGAAAAAGTCAACTGCAAGAAAGAAGCGCTTGAGGGAATTTGTGTTCTGCAACAAGACCCAGAGTAAACTCCTAGATAAAATGACAACATCTTTCTGGAAGAGGCGCAACTGGTATGTCGATGATCCTTACCAGATGTACCATGATCGAACAAACCTGCGAGTATAG